The sequence GATTATCATCAACACTACCATCATAGCTTAATACTCCGGACTCATTCTCTTGAATAGTAATGGTACTTGTACCAAATACAGTTTCAAATCCAGCAAAAATTGTCATTAACATAATAATGACAATTAAGCAATTAACCTTCTTAAACTTAATCATTTCATCACCCCCTCTTTAATATTATAAACAATTGTTACTATAAAAAATTAATATGAAAGATAACAGCAATTTTGAGTAAAAGGTTAAATATTTTCGTAAGTGGTATATGGTCTGTTAAATTTTATGTTAAAATTTTATAGTGAAATGAGGAAGATACCTCTGGTTAACTAATAAAGAGGAAGTATCCATAGCACCTAAGACTTTTAAGGAAATTCAATCCTTTAATGATTTTATTATGCAAGTATATTATAAGATTAGGCCAAGGTTAAGTGACATTCTTAAAAATGTTTAGATGGGGGAACTGATTAAGTAGAGAGATAGAATAATAGGAAAAAACCTTTTCAAAGTACACCCAGGATAAAGAAATGGTGTTATACAGTTAAGAAATGCATTGTAGCACATTTGGGAGATTTAACCGATGTTAGTATACACAGCATGAGATATGAAAAGGGAGATACGTATTGCAGCTCAAAGAGCCTCTTTGAGGAAGGAGTTTTCTCCGACATTTACGTAAATTTCTAAGGAGATAACCAGGCTGGATAGATAAAAAAGGTATATAAAATAAATGATTCTTTTCCTAAAAGGTATGAAAGCTTATAGTGAAATCTTTAATAAATCAAAATGTAAAACAAAACTAAACAGGGGGTAACTCTTATCTATGCTTTACAACTTCAACAGAGTTCTATTGCTTTTCCATTATAATTGACAAATTTTCGTCTCCTCTTATTTATATCTATTTTATCAACAACATCTTCTTTGATATTATATGACCAGGATATTCAAGCTTATAGACATAAATACCACTGCTTAGATTCTTCGCATCAAAATGAACTTCATGCTTCCCTGGTGATGCAACTCCATTAAACAGCTCAGCTACTTTATTTCCTCTTATATCATATATATCTAACTTAACATTAACCTTATATGGAACACTAAATTTAATCATCGTGGATGAGTTGAATGGATTTGGATAATTTTGAGATAGGCTAAATCCATTCACAAAATTAGATTCAGTATAATCTATCGCATTTCCATTCAAATACTCATCTTCACCTGCTAAATGACAAAGAAATACTTCAAGATTTGTATATCCTCCTGCTCCAATTTCATTTCTATCTAAAGGATCATTTGAATCAAGCCCATGCTCATCTTCCCAGTCATCTGCTATTCCGTCATGATCATTATCTGTATAAGGTGTCCCAGATTCCAACTCAGGCCATCCACCGACATCACTCGGTGAATCAATAATGCCATTATTACCGTACTTCGCTATCCCTTTCTTAACATCATCTATGATATCTTCATCTACTTTATCTCTCTTTGGTATAGTACACCCTGCTTTATCAAGAACCAGTTCATATGCTTCCTCTGCTGTCTGCTGATTTATTGGCATTGCATCCCATGGAGCATCCAGCTTAATATAATTACTACCCTTAACTCCCTTCCAGTTATCAGCAGTAATATCATCATGTCCGTAAAAATAATTATCACTGACATACCAGCTACCTTTATCATCTAATGACCTTGCACTCGGTTCAGCAATGTAAATTGCTGTCGAAGCGGGCCCTGGTTTAAAATAATTTGCAATCATATTGATAGTGCTAAACGTATGTTCCGGATCATTCGGTTGTTTAGCTTCTGCACCATAAATACTTTGATAACCCCAATTGTATAGTACATTGTTTCTAAAATCGTTATATCCACAACCAGAAGCCCATCGAGGATTTCGACTGTCATTATGTACTATTAGATTATGATGCCAGGTCCCATAGTTGTTCCCCCATATACCTCCAAAGCGATGTGAATCTGAACCATCTTTAGGACATGCCTCTGAGATAATACACCACTGCACGGTAGTTGAATCATTATGGTAAAGTGAAAAAACTTCATCAGTGCCCCAACTGACTGAAACATGATCAATAATTATATTCTTATGAGACCTTCCAGACAACGCATCTCTATCAGGATTGACTGAGGGATCATTTCTTACTCGTATATATCTTATAATCACATTATCTGCACCTATCGAAAGGCTACCCCTAATAGTTATTCCACCACCTGGTGCTGTTTGCCCAGCAATTGTAATATCATCATTACTTATTGTGAAATTGCCTTTTATTTCACCTGATACTTTGAATACTACAATTCTTGGTCCTGAAGCACTTATAGCTGCTCCAAAACTGCCAGAACCTGAACTATTGAGGTTTGTTACCTCATATACCTTGCCCCCACGACCCCC comes from Candidatus Neomarinimicrobiota bacterium and encodes:
- a CDS encoding T9SS type A sorting domain-containing protein, which gives rise to MKSTLLIRFVLVTTLILFSTRVLLPRQLAFPTAEGYGKYATGGRGGKVYEVTNLNSSGSGSFGAAISASGPRIVVFKVSGEIKGNFTISNDDITIAGQTAPGGGITIRGSLSIGADNVIIRYIRVRNDPSVNPDRDALSGRSHKNIIIDHVSVSWGTDEVFSLYHNDSTTVQWCIISEACPKDGSDSHRFGGIWGNNYGTWHHNLIVHNDSRNPRWASGCGYNDFRNNVLYNWGYQSIYGAEAKQPNDPEHTFSTINMIANYFKPGPASTAIYIAEPSARSLDDKGSWYVSDNYFYGHDDITADNWKGVKGSNYIKLDAPWDAMPINQQTAEEAYELVLDKAGCTIPKRDKVDEDIIDDVKKGIAKYGNNGIIDSPSDVGGWPELESGTPYTDNDHDGIADDWEDEHGLDSNDPLDRNEIGAGGYTNLEVFLCHLAGEDEYLNGNAIDYTESNFVNGFSLSQNYPNPFNSSTMIKFSVPYKVNVKLDIYDIRGNKVAELFNGVASPGKHEVHFDAKNLSSGIYVYKLEYPGHIISKKMLLIK